The bacterium genome includes a region encoding these proteins:
- a CDS encoding AbrB/MazE/SpoVT family DNA-binding domain-containing protein translates to MNAVVAERGQVTIPKRFRDRLGIGPSTVVDFEEDRGRLVLTKVVSADPVSKVTGCIRSGRKSDDIIRELRGDA, encoded by the coding sequence ATGAATGCCGTTGTAGCGGAGCGCGGTCAAGTGACCATCCCGAAACGGTTCCGGGACAGGTTGGGAATCGGCCCCAGCACGGTGGTGGATTTCGAGGAGGATAGGGGCCGACTTGTTCTGACCAAGGTGGTTAGTGCGGATCCAGTATCCAAGGTGACGGGGTGCATCCGGAGTGGGCGGAAATCAGACGACATAATCCGGGAACTCCGGGGTGATGCATGA
- the folP gene encoding dihydropteroate synthase produces the protein MTPHVSWRCRERTLHLGARPLVMGILNVTPDSFSDGGRYATVETAIQHGLDMAAAGADLIDVGGESTRPGAQTVAPDDEARRVIPVIRALARAFANQPGAPVLSVDTRKATVAQQALEAGAHIINDVTALEGDPAMVGVACDYGAGVILMHMRGEPATMQQSPSYADVVAEVTAYLAGRVSALTSAGLKGETLAVDPGIGFGKTVEHNVKLMAGLRPLVALGQPVVVGLSRKSFLSKITGCEAAHRLIGSVAGAVWAAGQGVHVWRVHDVAESVEAARLVGLLREETATWNG, from the coding sequence GTGACTCCGCACGTATCATGGCGTTGCCGTGAACGGACGCTGCACCTGGGGGCGCGTCCGTTGGTCATGGGAATTTTGAACGTCACGCCGGATTCCTTTTCGGATGGCGGGCGCTACGCGACGGTCGAAACGGCGATCCAGCACGGGTTGGATATGGCGGCCGCCGGCGCCGACCTGATTGATGTGGGCGGCGAATCCACGCGGCCGGGGGCGCAGACGGTGGCGCCTGACGATGAAGCCCGGCGGGTCATTCCGGTGATTCGGGCTTTGGCCCGCGCCTTTGCGAATCAACCGGGTGCGCCGGTGTTATCCGTGGATACGCGCAAGGCCACCGTGGCGCAGCAGGCGCTGGAGGCCGGGGCGCACATCATTAATGATGTCACGGCGCTGGAAGGTGATCCGGCGATGGTGGGGGTGGCGTGCGATTACGGGGCAGGTGTGATCCTGATGCATATGCGGGGAGAGCCGGCGACGATGCAGCAGTCACCGTCCTATGCGGATGTGGTGGCGGAAGTGACGGCGTATCTGGCCGGCCGGGTCTCGGCCCTGACGTCGGCCGGCTTGAAAGGGGAGACCCTGGCGGTCGATCCTGGAATTGGTTTTGGGAAAACAGTGGAGCATAATGTGAAGTTGATGGCAGGATTGCGGCCGTTGGTGGCACTGGGGCAGCCGGTGGTGGTGGGGCTGTCGCGCAAGAGCTTCCTTAGTAAAATCACCGGCTGCGAGGCGGCGCACCGGCTGATCGGAAGTGTGGCCGGCGCGGTATGGGCGGCGGGGCAGGGGGTCCATGTCTGGCGGGTTCATGATGTTGCCGAGTCGGTGGAAGCCGCCCGGTTGGTGGGATTACTCAGGGAGGAAACAGCCACGTGGAATGGATGA
- a CDS encoding type II toxin-antitoxin system HicB family antitoxin, with amino-acid sequence MEKYEVIIYWSEEDAAYVAEIPELAGCMAHGKNQREALTHVRQAASLWIKTAREFGDFIPEAKGRRLAFA; translated from the coding sequence ATGGAAAAATATGAAGTCATTATTTATTGGAGCGAGGAAGATGCGGCCTATGTAGCCGAGATCCCTGAACTTGCCGGGTGCATGGCGCATGGAAAAAACCAGCGTGAGGCATTGACCCATGTGCGGCAAGCGGCATCGTTGTGGATTAAGACTGCCCGGGAATTTGGTGATTTTATTCCTGAGGCCAAAGGGCGCCGTTTGGCTTTTGCGTAA
- a CDS encoding HipA N-terminal domain-containing protein produces MSRKGNVYCGDILAGRIEEGPEGFRFTYDSRYLALSGARSISVTLPKRSEPYLSKSLFPFFYGLLAEGILKNTQCRKLKLDENDHFGRLLKTAHDDTIGAVTVVEEEED; encoded by the coding sequence ATGAGCCGAAAAGGAAATGTCTATTGTGGTGACATTCTGGCTGGCCGAATCGAGGAGGGGCCGGAGGGATTCCGCTTTACCTATGATTCCCGTTATCTGGCTTTATCAGGGGCGCGCTCAATCAGTGTCACCCTGCCGAAACGTTCAGAGCCCTACCTGTCAAAATCTCTTTTTCCATTTTTCTATGGTCTTCTGGCTGAAGGGATTCTCAAGAATACACAATGCCGGAAGCTGAAGTTGGACGAAAATGACCACTTCGGTCGTCTGCTTAAAACCGCCCATGACGATACCATTGGGGCGGTTACCGTTGTCGAGGAAGAGGAGGACTGA
- a CDS encoding HipA domain-containing protein, translating into MSSLADIPHEGFSRVAERQLAGGNRKFPSRLAFNRSDVVDFRMRTAEHMSISGIQDKISLKLMRGKLVPTEKDGEFILKPVPSADIPRFKTDVPANEHLTMQIASQIFGITTAVNASICFKDGELAYITRRFDRRAGIKLLQEDFCQLSNRTEETRGRNYKYDGSYEEAGRILKQFCKAYPVEIEKLFARIVFSCVFSNGDAHLKNFSLFESEMGDYILTPAYDLICTSLHFPEEGRTALDLFDSYETESFRQNAFYKRPDFLMLAGYYGIQAGRAEHFLDSFLNTQNQVLELIGRSFLSEQAQLSYIARFNDRIRAISD; encoded by the coding sequence ATGTCATCTTTGGCCGATATTCCGCACGAAGGCTTCAGTCGTGTCGCGGAGCGTCAACTGGCTGGCGGGAACAGGAAATTTCCCTCCCGTTTGGCTTTCAATCGCTCGGATGTCGTCGATTTCCGCATGCGCACCGCCGAACATATGTCCATTTCGGGCATACAGGATAAGATATCACTGAAACTGATGCGCGGGAAACTAGTTCCAACCGAGAAGGATGGTGAGTTCATTCTCAAGCCCGTGCCCTCTGCGGATATCCCCAGATTTAAAACAGATGTTCCCGCCAATGAACACCTCACCATGCAGATTGCGTCGCAAATTTTCGGGATTACCACAGCGGTCAATGCGTCCATTTGTTTCAAGGATGGGGAGCTTGCGTATATCACCCGGCGATTCGATCGACGTGCGGGGATCAAACTCCTTCAGGAGGATTTTTGCCAACTCTCAAACCGCACAGAAGAGACCAGGGGCAGGAATTACAAATATGATGGAAGTTATGAGGAAGCGGGACGAATTCTGAAGCAGTTCTGTAAAGCGTATCCTGTGGAAATTGAAAAGCTCTTTGCCCGCATTGTTTTCTCCTGCGTTTTTTCGAACGGGGATGCCCATTTGAAAAACTTCTCCCTTTTTGAAAGTGAGATGGGCGATTATATCCTGACCCCGGCTTACGACCTGATCTGCACGTCGTTACATTTCCCGGAAGAGGGGCGTACCGCGCTGGATCTGTTTGATTCCTATGAAACCGAAAGCTTTCGGCAGAATGCGTTCTATAAACGTCCGGATTTCCTCATGTTAGCAGGCTATTACGGCATCCAGGCCGGGCGGGCCGAACACTTCCTGGATAGTTTCCTCAACACTCAGAATCAGGTCCTGGAGTTGATTGGCCGCTCATTTTTATCGGAACAAGCCCAATTGTCCTATATTGCCCGCTTTAATGACCGGATCAGAGCCATTTCTGATTAA
- the ftsH gene encoding ATP-dependent zinc metalloprotease FtsH — MESKNENQAPQTPPAEPKKKPDLMPPAKLSPRGLFIWFAIIGLMLMAYQFYREDQQPTAELSYNPDFVKLVESGEIPECEIVSEISGNQYIRGTEKGIDSRTGKRKQFKVDVMVTDDLPGWLREHNVKFKFRRESPYFWQIVSSALPILLLLGLLWFMFSRQMKGMGQGALSFGKSRAKMMARDKNKVTFKDVAGVEEAKEEVQEIIDFLKDPKRFQKLGGRIPKGVLLMGPPGTGKTLMAKAIAGEAGVPFFNISGSDFVEMFVGVGASRVRDMFEQGKRNAPCIIFIDEIDAVGRSRFSGVGGGHDEREQTLNALLVEMDGFDTQEGVIIIAATNRPDVLDPALQRPGRFDRQIVIDLPTLDGREAILNIHARGIKLSPSVDLRRIARGTPGFSGADLANLMNEAALLAARSSKEGVDLSDLEEARDKVRWGRERRSRVLDDKEKKVTAYHETGHALVTLLVAESEPIHKITIIPRGNAYLGATMQLPEKDRYMEGKRKLKGILATMMGGRVAEELTFGDITSGARSDLKQATRLARLMVCDWGMSENMGPQTFGNHEELMFLGRGISSSQDFSEDTSRKIDADVSWLLRTAYTEAKDILEKNRDKLEQIAKALLERETLDARDVEELMKHGRLLADSEREPVVVPEPAPAAAATEAAPPAPVVPEKTEG, encoded by the coding sequence ATGGAATCGAAGAATGAAAATCAGGCGCCTCAAACGCCGCCCGCCGAACCGAAGAAAAAGCCGGATCTCATGCCGCCTGCCAAACTTTCACCCCGTGGCCTGTTTATCTGGTTTGCCATCATCGGGCTGATGTTAATGGCCTATCAATTCTACCGGGAGGACCAGCAGCCCACGGCGGAGCTGAGCTATAATCCGGACTTTGTCAAACTGGTGGAATCGGGTGAAATTCCCGAATGTGAGATTGTTTCTGAAATCTCGGGAAATCAATATATCCGCGGAACGGAGAAGGGCATCGACAGCCGGACGGGGAAACGCAAGCAGTTCAAGGTGGATGTGATGGTGACGGATGACCTGCCGGGCTGGCTGCGTGAGCATAACGTCAAGTTCAAGTTCCGCCGGGAAAGTCCGTATTTCTGGCAGATCGTGTCCAGTGCCCTGCCGATTCTGCTTCTGCTCGGTCTGCTGTGGTTTATGTTTTCGCGCCAGATGAAGGGGATGGGGCAGGGGGCATTGAGTTTCGGCAAGAGCCGCGCCAAGATGATGGCGCGGGATAAGAACAAGGTGACCTTCAAAGATGTGGCGGGGGTGGAGGAGGCCAAGGAGGAGGTCCAGGAAATTATTGATTTCCTCAAGGACCCCAAGCGCTTCCAGAAACTCGGCGGACGCATTCCCAAGGGCGTCCTCCTGATGGGACCCCCGGGAACCGGGAAAACACTGATGGCCAAGGCCATTGCCGGTGAAGCGGGTGTGCCGTTTTTCAACATCAGCGGTTCCGACTTTGTTGAAATGTTTGTCGGGGTCGGGGCCTCGCGTGTCCGCGATATGTTCGAACAGGGCAAGCGGAATGCGCCGTGCATCATCTTCATCGATGAAATTGATGCGGTCGGCCGCAGCCGGTTCTCCGGCGTGGGCGGGGGCCATGACGAACGGGAGCAGACCTTGAATGCCCTGCTCGTGGAGATGGATGGATTTGACACCCAGGAGGGGGTCATCATTATTGCCGCCACGAACCGGCCGGATGTGCTGGATCCCGCCTTGCAGCGGCCGGGCCGGTTTGACCGTCAGATTGTGATTGATCTGCCGACGCTCGATGGGCGCGAAGCGATCCTGAACATTCATGCCCGTGGCATCAAGTTGTCGCCGTCCGTTGACCTGCGCCGGATTGCCCGCGGCACCCCGGGATTTTCCGGGGCGGATCTGGCGAACCTGATGAATGAGGCGGCCCTGTTGGCCGCCCGTAGCAGCAAGGAAGGCGTCGACCTGTCTGATCTGGAAGAGGCCCGTGACAAAGTGCGCTGGGGCCGTGAGCGCCGCAGCCGCGTGTTGGATGACAAGGAAAAGAAGGTGACCGCCTATCATGAGACCGGTCATGCGCTGGTCACCTTATTGGTGGCCGAGAGCGAGCCGATTCACAAGATTACCATCATTCCGCGCGGTAACGCCTACCTGGGCGCCACCATGCAGCTTCCCGAGAAGGACCGCTATATGGAAGGCAAGCGCAAGCTGAAGGGCATTCTCGCCACGATGATGGGGGGACGTGTGGCCGAGGAGCTGACCTTTGGCGATATCACCTCGGGTGCCCGTAGTGATCTCAAGCAGGCCACCCGGCTCGCCCGGTTGATGGTGTGCGACTGGGGGATGAGTGAAAATATGGGGCCGCAAACCTTCGGCAACCACGAGGAGTTGATGTTCCTGGGCCGCGGGATTTCAAGTTCCCAGGATTTCAGCGAGGACACCTCCCGGAAGATTGATGCCGATGTCAGTTGGCTGCTGCGTACCGCCTATACCGAAGCGAAGGACATTCTTGAGAAGAATCGCGACAAGCTCGAGCAGATCGCCAAGGCCTTGCTGGAGCGGGAAACCCTGGATGCCCGCGATGTTGAAGAATTGATGAAACACGGGCGGTTACTGGCGGATTCGGAACGTGAGCCGGTTGTGGTTCCGGAGCCGGCGCCTGCCGCCGCGGCCACGGAAGCGGCTCCGCCGGCCCCTGTGGTTCCTGAAAAAACGGAAGGGTAA
- a CDS encoding DEAD/DEAH box helicase family protein, with translation MDSSTINNASSPGVKISLFRSLFKGREDVYPRRFESRKTGKSGYQPACANEWTRGLCDKRNVRCPDCRNRRFHAVTDETIRWHLSGQDATGTPFVMGLYPLLQDDTCFFLAADFDKSTWRDDVRAVVETCRQLDLPVALERSRSGNGGHLWFFFDQAIPASLARKLGSYILTETMERRPDIGLDSYDRFFPNQDTLPAKGFGNLIALPLQKLPRDQGHSVFLDEQGLPISDQWSFLASLPKLSRDLIEFLVQKAERQDRVLNVPLVLQEEDESTPWSLPPSRQRKAMPITTPLPDILELVLGNQIFINKATLPPALRNRILRLAAFQNPEFYKQQAMRNYISLPRIIACAEDYPQHIGLPRGCLRNLESLLSDLSIKPSFLDERTHGTPIDASFIGDLYPDQRAAGEALLAHETGILWATTAFGKTVLAAWLIAQRGVNTLILVHRRQLMEQWVERLSAFLKLPPKSIGCIGSGRNKPTGKIDVAIMQSLVHEGQVDDRVGEYGYVIADECHHLASPLYAQVAGRAKARFFTGLTATLTRKDGHHPLVQMLCGPVRFRVDARQQAHQRPFTHSILVRPTAYIPPGQLEEDRRLQFQALYEGLITCRPRNELIVQDVIACVQQGRSPIVLTQRTEHLESLQALLEPAVKHLLVLRGGMGRKELKGLLARLASIPADEERVLLATGHYLGEGFDDARLDTLFLTLPVSWRGTIAQYAGRLHRLHEAKKEVRIYDYADLNVPMLARMFDKRCTGYEAIGYSILLPASAVPGWPTEVPLPVEPEWKRDYAATVQRLIRDGVDTHLGNLFVHAARTYPADTEGVGRARSASEAFFFQRLETLPETASRFRLNQILPIPFDNYGQMEVDFLCPEAKLVIELDGPHHFADQEAYRRDRRKDACLQEHGYFVLRFLCDDVGKQLDQVLDTVIRVLALRNRRHI, from the coding sequence ATGGATTCCTCCACCATTAATAATGCTTCGTCTCCAGGTGTTAAAATCTCCCTCTTCCGTTCGCTGTTCAAAGGCCGGGAAGATGTCTACCCCCGCCGTTTCGAAAGCCGCAAAACCGGTAAGTCCGGCTACCAGCCTGCCTGCGCCAACGAGTGGACACGGGGATTGTGTGACAAACGCAACGTCCGATGCCCAGATTGTCGCAACCGGCGCTTTCACGCCGTCACTGATGAAACCATCCGCTGGCATCTTTCCGGACAGGATGCCACTGGCACTCCCTTCGTAATGGGCCTCTATCCCCTGCTCCAAGACGACACCTGTTTCTTCCTTGCCGCTGATTTCGATAAATCAACCTGGCGGGATGATGTAAGGGCTGTTGTAGAGACATGCCGCCAACTCGACCTCCCCGTTGCGCTTGAGCGCTCCCGCTCCGGCAATGGCGGCCATCTTTGGTTCTTCTTTGATCAGGCCATCCCTGCATCCCTCGCGCGTAAGCTCGGCTCTTATATCCTCACTGAAACCATGGAACGTCGTCCAGATATAGGACTGGATTCCTATGACCGGTTTTTTCCCAACCAGGACACCCTCCCGGCCAAAGGTTTTGGGAACCTGATAGCCCTCCCCCTCCAGAAACTTCCTCGTGACCAAGGCCATAGTGTCTTTCTGGATGAACAGGGACTCCCCATCTCCGACCAATGGTCCTTTCTGGCTTCACTCCCCAAACTTTCACGCGACCTCATTGAATTCCTTGTCCAAAAGGCAGAACGACAAGATCGTGTACTGAATGTTCCGCTGGTGTTGCAGGAAGAGGACGAGTCAACCCCCTGGTCTCTGCCCCCTTCGCGGCAACGCAAGGCCATGCCCATCACCACGCCCCTGCCCGACATCCTTGAACTCGTCCTTGGGAACCAGATCTTCATAAACAAAGCGACCCTGCCTCCCGCCTTGCGTAACCGCATCCTCCGCCTGGCCGCGTTCCAGAATCCGGAATTCTATAAACAACAGGCGATGCGAAACTACATCTCGCTGCCGCGAATCATCGCGTGCGCCGAGGATTATCCGCAGCACATCGGGCTCCCTCGCGGCTGCTTGCGCAACCTTGAATCCCTATTATCCGATCTCTCCATCAAACCCTCCTTTCTCGATGAACGCACTCACGGGACCCCGATTGACGCATCATTCATTGGCGACCTTTATCCCGACCAGCGCGCCGCCGGGGAGGCGCTCCTCGCTCATGAAACCGGCATCCTGTGGGCTACGACCGCCTTTGGGAAGACCGTGCTGGCGGCCTGGCTGATTGCTCAACGCGGCGTGAACACCCTGATTCTTGTGCATCGCCGTCAACTGATGGAGCAATGGGTGGAACGGTTATCCGCATTCCTCAAACTTCCCCCTAAATCCATCGGCTGTATCGGCTCAGGCCGTAATAAGCCAACCGGAAAAATCGATGTCGCTATCATGCAGAGTCTGGTTCATGAAGGGCAGGTTGATGACCGTGTGGGGGAATACGGCTACGTAATCGCCGATGAATGCCATCATCTCGCATCCCCTCTTTACGCACAGGTGGCCGGCCGGGCCAAGGCCAGGTTTTTTACCGGACTCACCGCCACCCTGACCCGCAAGGATGGTCATCATCCCCTTGTCCAGATGCTCTGCGGCCCCGTCCGCTTCCGCGTGGATGCCCGACAACAGGCGCACCAACGGCCCTTCACCCACTCCATCCTCGTCCGTCCTACCGCCTACATTCCTCCCGGACAACTTGAGGAAGACCGGCGACTTCAATTCCAGGCGTTATACGAGGGCCTGATTACCTGTCGGCCGCGGAATGAGCTGATTGTCCAGGATGTGATCGCGTGTGTCCAGCAGGGGCGCAGCCCGATCGTGCTAACCCAGCGTACAGAACATCTCGAATCCCTTCAGGCGCTTCTTGAACCCGCCGTCAAACATCTTCTTGTTTTACGGGGCGGCATGGGCCGCAAAGAGCTTAAAGGCTTGCTCGCCCGACTGGCTTCTATTCCCGCAGACGAGGAGCGGGTTCTGTTGGCTACGGGTCATTATCTCGGAGAGGGCTTTGATGACGCACGGCTCGACACGCTCTTCCTGACGCTGCCAGTATCCTGGCGCGGCACCATTGCCCAATATGCAGGGCGGCTCCACCGTCTGCATGAAGCTAAAAAGGAGGTGCGAATTTACGATTATGCAGACCTGAACGTCCCCATGCTGGCACGCATGTTCGACAAACGCTGCACGGGCTACGAGGCGATCGGCTACAGCATCCTTCTCCCCGCCAGTGCTGTCCCCGGCTGGCCGACGGAGGTCCCCCTGCCGGTCGAACCGGAATGGAAGCGCGACTATGCCGCCACCGTTCAACGCCTGATCCGGGACGGCGTGGATACTCATCTTGGCAACTTATTTGTACATGCGGCCCGCACCTACCCTGCCGACACCGAAGGAGTGGGCCGTGCCCGGAGTGCTTCCGAAGCTTTTTTCTTCCAGCGGCTTGAAACGCTGCCGGAAACCGCCAGCCGCTTCCGCCTCAATCAGATCCTGCCTATCCCATTCGACAATTATGGACAGATGGAGGTGGATTTCCTTTGCCCGGAAGCCAAATTGGTAATTGAACTTGATGGACCACACCATTTCGCCGATCAGGAGGCCTACCGGCGCGACCGGCGAAAAGATGCCTGTCTTCAAGAACATGGTTATTTTGTCCTCAGATTCCTCTGTGACGATGTCGGGAAGCAGCTTGATCAAGTGCTGGACACCGTCATCAGGGTACTTGCTCTGCGAAACCGGCGCCACATATGA
- a CDS encoding type II toxin-antitoxin system HicA family toxin — protein MGKDEKLLDQVLGGRADANIAFSDLVRLLHRIGFEMRVGGSHHMFRMTGVEEKINLQRDGNKAKPYQVKQVRNIILKYRLGD, from the coding sequence ATGGGCAAAGATGAAAAACTGCTGGATCAAGTGTTGGGCGGTCGCGCCGATGCGAATATAGCCTTTTCAGACTTGGTTCGTTTGTTGCACCGTATAGGGTTTGAGATGCGAGTGGGCGGTAGTCATCATATGTTCAGGATGACTGGGGTTGAGGAAAAGATTAATCTTCAACGGGACGGTAATAAAGCCAAGCCCTACCAAGTGAAGCAGGTTCGGAATATCATTTTGAAGTATCGCCTAGGAGACTGA
- a CDS encoding tetratricopeptide repeat protein → MEKNAVLFAGTDDARFVSTYMVFCESHWSSRNQPHNKDFDRSDVYLLAQNALADATYMSALRDQYDFDRPTNTTVIQRLLGRDRAYPLRPILIPSAEDNTQAFRQYVADVQADRDSNPANPSINVTNGRIRVRGVGGVMHINGILAHWIFTRNKDQHPFYVEESYGIPWMYPNLQPAGIIMKLGPQPLPSPQENPQLWREIIDHDRAYWDQLASMLMARGDFRRNEDAKKCFSHLRGAIAGLYVFREMNADAEYAFRQALQLDPGNSESHFRLADLYLRQQRYAEARALMNAYQKLEPADTSARDFLASIAATEKDHIRRQDLEKRTPRSMT, encoded by the coding sequence ATGGAAAAGAACGCCGTTCTATTTGCCGGTACGGATGACGCGCGGTTTGTCTCCACCTATATGGTTTTCTGTGAGAGCCACTGGTCATCACGAAACCAGCCTCATAACAAGGATTTCGACCGGTCAGACGTCTACCTCCTTGCCCAGAATGCACTCGCGGATGCCACCTACATGTCCGCCCTACGCGACCAATACGATTTCGACCGGCCCACCAACACCACGGTCATACAACGGTTACTCGGTCGTGATCGCGCCTATCCACTGAGGCCCATCCTTATCCCCAGTGCGGAGGACAACACCCAAGCGTTCCGGCAATATGTCGCGGATGTCCAGGCTGACCGCGATTCTAATCCCGCCAATCCCTCTATCAACGTTACCAACGGACGCATTCGTGTCCGCGGAGTTGGCGGGGTGATGCACATTAATGGCATTCTCGCCCATTGGATTTTCACCCGCAACAAGGACCAACACCCCTTCTACGTTGAGGAGAGTTACGGGATTCCCTGGATGTACCCGAATCTGCAGCCCGCAGGCATCATCATGAAACTCGGGCCGCAGCCGCTCCCCTCTCCGCAGGAAAACCCGCAGCTCTGGCGGGAAATCATTGACCATGACCGTGCTTACTGGGATCAATTGGCTTCGATGTTGATGGCGCGTGGCGATTTCCGTCGTAATGAGGATGCAAAGAAATGTTTCTCCCATTTGCGGGGGGCGATTGCCGGCCTCTATGTTTTCCGGGAAATGAATGCCGACGCGGAATATGCCTTCCGGCAGGCGCTTCAACTCGATCCGGGAAATTCCGAAAGCCATTTCCGCCTGGCGGATCTTTATCTGAGGCAGCAGCGCTATGCCGAGGCCCGAGCTCTCATGAATGCCTATCAGAAGCTGGAGCCCGCCGATACTTCCGCCCGCGACTTCTTGGCGTCTATCGCTGCTACCGAGAAAGATCACATCCGGCGACAGGACTTGGAAAAACGAACACCTCGATCAATGACCTGA
- a CDS encoding helix-turn-helix domain-containing protein, with protein sequence MKAIDIGKNVSKRRNDLSIDQRDLSAIAGVAVHTLSNIEAGRGNPTIETLDRILDALGLELHIQVKA encoded by the coding sequence ATGAAAGCAATAGATATAGGTAAAAATGTAAGCAAACGTCGGAACGATCTATCTATTGATCAGCGAGACTTGAGTGCGATTGCCGGGGTCGCGGTTCATACCTTAAGCAACATTGAGGCTGGTAGGGGAAACCCGACTATCGAAACCCTTGACCGCATTCTGGATGCATTGGGGCTGGAACTTCATATTCAGGTGAAAGCCTAG
- a CDS encoding type II toxin-antitoxin system VapC family toxin, whose protein sequence is MITAVDTSVLIDVFVDDPVHGPASAACLRQCLQEGTLVASDVVWAETRAVFPDESAFESAMKTLGVRYLPLVEKAAVHAGACWKAYRKAGRARTRVMADFIIGAHALHQADRLLTRDRGYYRAQFKGLTLIGKI, encoded by the coding sequence ATGATAACTGCTGTGGATACGAGCGTCCTGATAGATGTGTTCGTTGATGATCCGGTGCATGGGCCTGCCTCGGCGGCCTGTCTGCGACAATGCTTGCAGGAGGGGACGCTGGTTGCCAGTGATGTGGTTTGGGCGGAGACGCGGGCGGTTTTCCCGGATGAGTCTGCCTTTGAATCCGCCATGAAAACACTGGGGGTTCGTTATTTGCCTTTGGTGGAAAAAGCGGCGGTCCATGCCGGGGCCTGCTGGAAAGCGTATCGCAAAGCCGGGAGGGCGCGAACCCGCGTCATGGCGGATTTCATAATCGGCGCCCATGCGTTGCATCAGGCGGACCGGTTGCTTACGCGTGACCGGGGCTATTACCGCGCCCAGTTCAAGGGCCTAACCTTGATAGGGAAAATATAG